Genomic window (Terriglobales bacterium):
CTGGCACGACCTGCTCGCCCGGTACGGCCTGACCGAAGCTATCCTCCGCCAGCGCCTGGCCATCCAACTCAACCTGGAGCGTTATATCGACCAGCGTTTTCGGCCCAATGTCTTCGTCGACCCGCCTTCGGTCGAAACTTACTATCGTGACCAACTCGCGCCGCAACTTCGCGCGCAGAACGCACCCGTGCCGCCGGTGGCCGAAGTGCGCGCCCGGATCGAGCGCGTGCTGACGGAGCAGCGCGTCAACGAGTTGGTCACCACCTGGTTGCAGGCACTACGCGGACAAACGGAGATTCAGGTGCGATGAGCCAGCCCACTCCCAAGCCGCGACGCCGTGGTAAGTGGCTGCTGCGTCTCTTCATCCTGCTGTTGGTGAGCATGTTGCTCGCGGGCTGGTACCTGTCGAGTGAGGCTTTTGAAACTCGTTTGCGTACCGCTTTGGTAGAAGGCATCGAGCGCGCGACCGGCGCCCGAGTTGATATCGGTTCCTTCCACTGGGACCTCTGGAGCCTCGCCTTCGAGGCTCGCGACTTGGTGCTGCACGGACGCGAGCCGACCGGAGAACGCCCCTTCGTCCACGTCGATTCGGTGCGGGTGCGACTCAAGGTGCTTTCATTCTTCAGTCCCAGTTTTGGCGTGCGCGAGATCGCGGTGACACGGCCCACGGTCCACCTAATCACCTTCCCCGACGGCGCCCTCAATCTGCCCCAGCCGCAAGACGCCCGGGAACTGGGCAGCCCACCGAATGTCGCGGCCTTGTCCGTGGACCGCCTCGACCTTGCGAGCGGTGAGCTGTTCTGGAACGAACGCCGCGTTCCGCTCGATCTAACCGTTCGGAATGCCTCCCTCTCCCTGGCCTATCGCGCGCTGGAGCGCCGCTATGACGGCGACCTTTCTCTGGACGCCATCGAGCTTCATTACCGTGCCGCGCCCCCGCTTGCATCGCATACGCGCGTGATTTTCCGCCTTTGGGCGAAAGCCCTCGAGATTACCAGCCTGCAGTGGAACTCGAAGGGTTCTCGCCTGGAGGCGACAGGCCGAGTGGATGACTTTGCCAATCCGGAGCTGAGGGTGGACTACTCCGGCGCTTTCGACGTTCGCGAGTTCAGCCCTGTTCTTCAGCTTCCGGCACTTCGCGCCGGGCAGATCGAGATCAGCGGCCAGGGAAGCGGCCCGCTGTCGGCGTTTTCCTCGTCAGGAAGGCTGCGCTGGACCGGCATCGCCTGGCAGGCTCCTTCGCTGCGCCTTTCCGGAATCGCCGGGGGAGCGCAGTTTGCAGTCGACCGGGAGCGACTCGAGATCTCTAGCCTCTTTGCCCATGCGCTGGGCGGCAACGTTGCCGGGTCGGCGGCGTTGTACCGCCGGGCGCCACGAAATGCCGGCGGATCGCCGGCACAGGAAGGCACGGCGAATCTCAAGCTCACCGGTATTCAACTCGGCGCGCTGGCGGCTGCTCTGTCCGCGGACCCGCTTCCTCTCTCGCGCCTGAACGCCGCCGGCAGCGTGGGAGGCACCGTGAAGCTAGCCTGGCGCGACACGCTTGCGGCCGCGGGCTGGGAGTTTTCGCTCGATGTCTCGCCGCCACCAGCGCTTCAGCCGGGAGACTGGCCCGTCACGGGCGCTCTCGTGGGCGCCTATCGTCCCGCCGCCGGAATGCTCCGAGTCGAACACTTGGAGCTGGTCACCCCGGCATCGCGTCTGGAGGCCGCAGGAGCGCTGGGTTCGCCGGGCGATTCGCTGCGGCTGTCTTTGGCGTCGGATCAACTAGCCGAAGTGCGCACCGTCATGGATGTGCTCGCTTCCGCGCTTCCGCTCCAGCTTGAGCCCGAAGGCCGCGCCGCTTTCGAAGGGCATCTCTCCGGCAACTTGAAGTCCCCACGCCTCGAGGGTCAACTGACGGCCGCGGATTTTGGTGTCATCCGGCCTGCGAGTGCCGATGCCGGTCCGCTCGCTCTGCGTTTCGACTCTCTCTCGACCCGTCTGGTCTATTCCGCCGAGCGCCTTGAGATTCGCGCAGCCGAGCTGCGACATGATGCCGCGTCGATCACCTTCGACCTGGCTACCGAGCTTCGCAACGGCCGTTTCACGGAAGCCGCGCCGTTGACTGGGCATCTTCGTGTGCGCGACGCCTCCCTGGACCGGCTGCAGTCCTTCACCGGGACTAGCTACCCGGTTCGGGGAACCCTGGATTTCGAGTTTTCTGCCCGCGGCACCTGGGTGGATCCGCGGGGAGAAGGAAAGTTGGAAGTAAGGCAAGCCGAACTCTTCGGTGAGCCTTTCCGTGCATTCGCCTCCGGGATTCGCATGCAACACGGCGAGATCCAGCTGGGCGAACTCCTCATTGCGCAGAACGGCGGGCGCGCCACCGGTACAGCCGCCTGGCGCTTCGCCGATCGTTCCTTCCGCCTCGACCTCGATGGGTCGGGTTTCCAGCTTTCCAGTTTCCGCCGCCTGCAGCATCCGCGCTTCTCGACCGACGGTCGGCTTTCATTCCAACTGCAAGGCCACGGGACAGCAGCGGAACCGGAAATCTCGTCGGATGTTCGCTTGACAGGTCTCGTGCTCAACGGGGAAGAGGCCGGCGACCTGGAAGTCCACGCCGCGACGCGTTCCGGAACGCTGCACCTGACCGCTCGTTCCGCTTTTCGCGTGGGCGAGCTCACGGCCGACGGCCAGGTCGGCCTGCAGGAGGGCTGGCCCGCCCGTCTTTCTCTGCGCTTCTCCCGGCTGGACGTCGATCCGCTGCTGCGTGCGGTTGTTCCCGGTCGCATCACCGGGCACTCCGCCGTTTCCGGGCAGCTCGACCTTACGGGTCCGCTTGCGGATCGCCAGAGCTTGGAGCTCGAGGGTGAAATATCGCAGTTAGCTGCCGAGATCGCCGGCGTGGAGTTGGCAAACGACGGCCCCATCCAGTTCGCTGTGAGCCAGGGCGCCCTGAATCTGAAACGCCTCCACATCGTCGGCGAAGGAACCGACCTCTCGGCGCAAGGCCGGGTCGAGTTCCTCGGCGCGCGCCGCCTGGATTTGCGCGCCGAGGGCCGGGCGAACTTCCGCCTGCTGCAGTCCATCGACCCCAACTTCCAGGCATCCGGCGATGCCACGGTAGACCTCACGATCACCGGCACCGCGCAGCAGCCCAACCTGCTGGGCAACTTGCGCATTGCGGATGCTTCGGTAGCCTTCATCGACGCGCCCAACGCCCTGAGCAACATCAATGGCCACATGACCTTCAACCAGAACCGGTTGCAGATCGAATCGCTCACCGCGCGCACCGGTGGGGGGACGCTGGACCTTGGCGGCTCTATTGCCTATTACCGGGGCCTCTTTTTCGACCTCACCATTCGCGGCCGTGAGATCCGGCTGCGCCATCCTCCCGGCGTCAGCTCAGTGGCGGACGCAGACCTGCGGTTCGTGGGCTCGGCGGGGGGCTCGTTGCTCTCCGGCGAGGTTACCGTGCGGCGTTTCAGCGTCAGTCCGAAGTTCGACTTTGCCGCCTATCTGGCCACGCAGCGCACCCCGATGGCCCTCCCCGGCCCTGCCGACATCGTGGAAAGGATGCGCTTCGACGTGCACGTGGTTTCCACGCCCTCGCTGGAGGTCCAGACCTCTCTCGCGCGCATCTCTGGCGACGTGGATCTGCACGTGCGCGGCACCGCGGCGGCCCCCGCCGTGCTCGGTCGCATCGACATCTCCGATGGTCGCGTCACGTTTGGCGGCACCGACTACCGCATCAACCAGGGTGAGATCACGTTCTCCAATCCGGTGCGCGTCGAGCCGGTGCTGAATCTGGACGCCTCGGCCCGTGTCCGTCAGTACGACATCTCCATTGGGCTGCACGGTCCTCTGGACCATCTGACCACCAGCTACCGCTCGGACCCGCCGCTGCCCACGCCGGATATCATCGCCCTGCTGGCCCTCGGCCGCACCCGCGAGGAGACGGTCCTGACCCGGCAAACCACGGACACCTTCGGTGAGGATGTGGCCAACACCGTGCTGGGCTCCGCGCTGAATGCCACGCTCAGCAGCCGCGTGCAACGGCTGTTCGGCGTAAGCCGCATCAAGATCGATCCCCAGGTCGGCGGCCCGGAGAACAATCCCGGCGCCCGCCTGACCATCGAGCAGCAGGTTTCGCCGCAGGTGACCCTCACCTACATCACCAACCTTTCCCAGTCCTCGCAGCAGGTGATCCAGGGCGAGTTTTACCTCAGCCGCAATGTTTCCCTGGTGGCGGTGCGCGACCAGAACGGCATCGTCGGTTTCGAGTTGAGGATCCGGCAGCGAAAGAAGTAAAAAGGGAGGTCGAGGGAAGGGCGTGGCCGGCGCTTCACAAGCCGATCCTTACCGGATGCGCCGCCTGGCCATGGTGGAAGTGCAGCTCCGTGCACGCGGCATCCGGGACGAGCGTGTCCTGGCCGCTATGGCGCAGGTGCCGCGCCACCTCTTCGTGCCGCCGGAGCACCACGATGACGCCTATGGCGACTTTCCGCTGCCCATCGGCGAGGGCCAGACCATCTCCCAGCCCTACGTGGTAGCCGCGATGCTGGAGGCGCTGGCGCTGCGGCCTGAGGACGTCGTGCTGGAGATCGGCACGGGATCCGGCTACCAGACAGCGTTGCTCGCCGAGCTGGCGCGCGAGGTCTATAGCATCGAGCGCCAGCCGCGCTTGGCCATGCGCGCGGAAGAAGCCCTCCTTCGGCTGGGTTACACCAACGTTCACGTGCGCGTAGGCGACGGCACCCTGGGATGGCCGGAGGCCGCTCCCTTCGAGGCCATCATCGTTGCCGCCGCCGCGCCGCAGGTTCCACCGTCGCTCTTCGACCAGCTACGCGAAGGCGCCCGCATGATTGTGCCGGTCGGTTCCACTTTCGCCCAGGAGCTGCAGCTCATCCGCAAACAATCCGGCGGCACCTTCGTGACCCACCTGGATGGCTGCCGTTTTGTGCCCCTCATCGGCCGCGAGGGCTTCTCCGGCTCCTGACAAGCCGGCTGCGGCGTGCGGTTTACGGGCGGCATACTCGACCCGCTGCTCGACCGTCCATTCTTCCCATCGCGCCGCTACAATCTTCTTGTGCCCCTGCTGCGCGACATCCGAACCACTCTGGAGATGATCAAGTGGGAGCATTCCGTCTTCGCGCTCCCGTTCGCACTCTGCGGAGCCATGCTGGCGGCCGGCGGCTGGCCGACGGCACACCAGCTCCTCTGGATCGTGGTGGCCATGGTGTCGGCACGATCCGCGGCCATGGCCTTCAATCGCCTCGCCGACCACGCGCTCGATGCCGCCAATCCCCGCACCCGCACTCGCGCCCTGCCGACCGGCACGCTTTCGCGCCGCTTTGTCTTCCTGTTCGTGCTCACTGCGTCCGCAGGGCTCATCTTCGCGGCGGCGCAACTCAACCCCCTCGCGTTCGCGCTTTCTCCTGTCGCACTGGCGGTGATTCTGCTTTACTCGTACACCAAGCGCTATACCCGGTGGTCACACCTCGTCCTGGGTTTTGCGCTCGGAATTTCCCCGGCCGCGGCCTGGATTGCCGTCCGGGGTTCATTCGACCCACGCATTCTGGTCCTGACCGCCGCCGTCACCCTCTGGGTGGCAGGCTTCGATATCCTCTACGCCTGCCAGGATTACGACTTCGATCGGGAGCAAGGCCTGCACTCCATTCCCAGCGCCTTCGGTATCGCTTCCGCCCTCTGGATTGCCCGCGTCCTGCACGGCCTGATGCTTCTGCTCCTGGTCGCCCTGATGGCCCTGTTCTCGCTTGGTACCCTGGCCATGGCCGGGGTCGCAGTCGTCGGACTACTCCTGGTCTACGAGCATGCCCTGGTGTCGCCTCGGGACCTCAGTCGGCTTAATGCCGCGTTCTTCACCCTGAACGGCGTGATTTCCCTGGTCTTTTTCGCATTCGTAGCCGGCGACCTCCTCCTCCGCCCCTAGCCACCCCGAATTGGCTCTACCAAACCCTTGACTTTCCCCCTATAATCGCCCTTGAGTCTGGCGTGGTGAGCGACGGGTTCTCATGACTGAAGCCCCGGGGCAGAATGGCCCTCGGGGCTTTTGTCTTTTGGGGCCCGCGGCCAGCAGCAAGGAGCAACAGCAGCGATGAGGGAAAGAGGCACGGTGAAGTGGTTTAATGCCACGAAGGGGTACGGTTTCATTCAGCGGGAGAAGGGAGGCGACGTATTCGTCCACTACTCCGCCATCCAGTCCGATGGCTACCGCACGCTTAACGAGGGCGAAACAGTAGAGTTCGAGGTTACCCAAGGACCGAAGGGACTGCAGGCATCCAACGTCGTCCGCGTCTGACGGACCCAGTCTCCAGCCGGTGATTTCATTCAGTTCACCGCATCCGTTCGTTTCCTAGGGTTCGCCCGTTCACGCGCCTGCTGAGTACGGGCGGTAACCATGCGGTATCATCGACTTGCGCATGACACACTCCTTTCAGACCGACGACCCGAGCCTGGTTCCCATCCACGAAAAGGTGATGTCGGGCGTACGTCTGAATCCTGAGGACGCCCTTGCGCTCTACCGTTCCGGAGATGTGCTGGCGTTGGGCTGGCTTGCCAACCATGTCCGCGAGCGCATGCACGGCAACGTGGCCTGGTTCAACGTCAACCGCCACATTAATCCCACCAACGTCTGTGTGGCGGCCTGCCGGCTCTGCGCATTCGGCCGCAAGCAGGACGCTCCCGGCGCCTACACGATGGCCCTGGAAGAGGCTTTTCAGACCGCGGCCTCCGGCTGGACCGATGCGATTACCGAGTTTCATATCGTCGGCGGCTTGCATCCCGACCTGCCCTTCCAGTACTTCCTCGACCTCATTCGCGGACTGAGGGAACGCTTCCCCCAGGTGCACCTGAAGGCCTTCACCATGGTGGAGGTCGCCTACCTGGCGAAGCGTGCCAAGCTCTCCATTCGCGAGACCCTGGAGCAGCTCAAGGCCGCCGGGGTGCAATCTCTGCCTGGGGGCGGAGCGGAGATCTTTGCCGACCGCATCCGTCACATCATTTGCGACCACAAGATCGATGGCGACCAGTGGCTGGATACCGCTCGCATCGCCCACCAGATCGGCCTACGCTCCAACGCCACCATGCTGTACGGACACGTCGAGACCGACGAGGACCGCGTCGACCACCTGCTCAAGCTCCGCGCCCTGCAGGACGAAACCGGCGGCTTCCAGACCTATATTCCCCTGGCCTTCCACCCGGAGCACACCGCCCTTCGCCATTTGCCCAAGACCACCGGCCTGGCCGACATCAAAAACATCGCCATCGGCCGCCTGGTGCTGGACAACTTCTCCCACATCAAGTCGTACTGGCAGATGGTGACGCCCAAGGTGGCCCAGGTCACGCTGCGTTTCGGCGCCGACGATATCGACGGCACGGTAGTCGAAGAGAAGATTTACCACGATGCTGGCGCTACTACCCCGCAGGGCCTCCGCCGCCAGGAACTGATCCGCCTCATCCGCGAGGCTGGCCGGGAGCCCGTCGAGCGCGACACTCTCTACCGCCCGGTTACTCGTAACGACGCCTCCTTCACCGTGGCTGTCTGATTCCCCCTTCTGCACAAAAGTCAAGTTGAAAAGGTTGCGGTGGGTCGGGTATCAGCAGATTTGCCCTTGACACTTTTCCTCGGGGTGTAAAATCGGGTTGTCGGCAGTCGTCAGCCGGCCCGAGTCGTGGGTGCAGTGGACTCGCTCATTCCGAGGCTCCCATGAACGTGCACTTCAGTTACAAAACCGCCAAGACCCCCGATGTCGAGAAGGAATTCCAGGCCCAGGTAGAGAAGCTCGAGCGCCGCTTGCACGCTTTCCGCCCGGAGCTCGTCCATCTCCACGGCAGTGTGGAGCCCAACTCCTCGCGAGCCTCCGTCAGCGTGGCCCTGAACTTGCGCCTGCCCTCCGGGCAACTGGCCGCGCACGACTCCGCGCCCACCGCCGTGCAGGCCGCCAAGGCCGCCTTCTCCGACCTGCTGGCGCAGCTCAACAAGCACAAGGAACTGCTGCGCAACCAGCACAAGTGGCGCCGCCGCGCCGGCCGCCAGGCGGTTCCCGCGGTCCCGTTTGAGAAGACCGTGGCCGCCGTGACCGCCCCCAGCGTCACCGACGCCGACATCCGTTCCTATGTCAATGTGAACCTGGCGCGCCTGGAGCGTTTCGTGGATCGCGAACTGCGCTATCGCGAGGCCAGTGACCTGATTGAGCCGGGCTGGATCACGCGCGACGAGGTGATCGACGAAGTGATCGCCACTGCCCTGGCCGACGGCGAGGAGCGTCCCCAGCCGCTGTCGCTAGAACGCTGGCTCTACCGGCTTTCCATCCGTGCCCTTTCGGAGATTGACGCGCGCAACCACGAGCATGTTCCCACGGCGGTTCCGCTGGAAACCTCGGCGCGCAAGCAGAACGTCCGCGCTTCGGACGATTCCCAACTCCAGTATCACCAGCCCGATGAGCTCTTACTCGAAGAAGAGGTCATAGCCGACCGCCGCGCCCTCACCCCTGAGGAGATCGCGGCCTCCGACGAGATCCTGCAGCAGGTCGAGAGCGCGCTTTTGCACGCCCCGGCCCGCGACCGGGAAGCCTTCGTCCTGTTCGCCATTGAGGGCTTTACCGTCGAGGAGATCGCCGCGGCTACCGACCGTTCCGTAGACGACGTCCGCGCCTCGATCGCCGCCGCCCGCGAGCACCTGCGCCGTACGCTCCCGGGCCCGGAGGTCTTCCGTGAGCGCGTCTTGCATTACTCCAAGACAGCCTGATCCTGGTTTCTTCCGGAGGCCCTTATGATTACTCGCGACGAGCTTCGCCATCTGGCCGAATTGGAATCGCCGGAAGGTGGTGCCGTCAGTTTCTACTTCCAACCCATCCCGCCCCAGGACAAGTCCCATCACGGCGAGGTCGTGGCCGTGAAGGAAAAAGTTCGCGACGCCCTGCGCCGTCTGCCGGCCAACGGCGGCTCGGCCGCAGGTATCCGTCGCGACCTGGAACGCATCCTGGCCATGAACGAACTCTGGCACGGCGATCACCATCGCGCCCGCGCCATCTTCGCCTGCCCGGCGCGCGATTTCTGGCGCCAGTATGACCTGCCTGCCCGTCTTGGGCGCACCGAGGTGTTCCTCAACTCCCGCTTCCAGTTGCGGCCCCTGTTGGCCCTGGGCGAGCGGCTTTCCCGCTGCCTGGTCGTGGGGCTCGATCGTGAGCGCGCGCGCTTCTTCGAGCTCGTCGTGGGCGAGATCCGCCTCAAGGACGAATTCCGCAACGAGCTGCCGCCCCACGGTGCGAGTGAGGGATTTCTGGGTTATGACGCCGGCCACTCGCAACGCCACCTCGATGCGGAAGCGCACCGGCACTTCCGCCGCGTCGCCGCCCGCGCCCGTGACCTGATGCTCACCGGCGGCTGCGACAAGTTGCTCGTCTTCTGCCGTGATGACGTCTGGTCGGAGTTCGAGCCCCTGCTGCATCCCTATCTCAAGGGACGCCTGCTGGGCCGCAATTCGCTCGATCCTGTGCAGACCACGCCCGATGAGATCCGCGACCACGTCGAGAAGCGTCTGGATGAGCTTGAGACGGCGCACCGCGGCAGCCTGGTGGAGGAAGTGCTCGCGGAGGCGCGCCGCAACGGCCGGGGCGCCCTCGGCTTGCGCCGCGTGCTGAACGCCTTGGAGCGTGGCGAGGTCCAGACCCTGGTGCTCGACGAAGGTTTCCAGGCCCAGGCCGTCGAGTGTCCGCACTGCGACCACCTGGACTACCGCCTGGTTTCGAGTTGTGCCGTATGCGGCCAACCCACCCGGGAACTGGAGAACGTTACCGACCATCTGGTCACGCGCGCGCTGCGGGGTGGGGCGAACCTGGCCTGCGTCGCCGAGCACGCCGAGTTCTCGGCCGCCGGCCGTATCGGCGCCCTCCTGCGCTTCCGCGCCGATCGCAGTACGACGCAGGCCATCGCCGGATAGACGAACCGGCATCCGTCGTTTGACACCGCGAGGGCGGCCGTTGGCCGCCCTCGTGCTATTCTTCCGCTCTTCCCAGGAGGTCCTCCATGAAGCCTTCCCGCCGGGATTTTCTCGTCGCCGGCAGCATGACTGCCGCCGCCTTGGGGCTTGACGTCGCGGCCCAAGAGCCGGCTTCTTCTCCCCGCCGACCCGCCATCATCAGCAAGGTGACCGGAAGTCAGTCGCAGGAGGGCGCCTACCAGATGCTCGAACGCGGCGGCGACACGCTGGACGCTGCTCTCTTCATCTGTCGCGCCCAGGAAGATGATCCCGCCGACGATTCAGTCGGCCTTGGCGGCCTGCCCAACGAGGAAGGTGTAGTCGAGCTCGACGCCTGTTGCATGCACGGCCCTACGCGCCGTGCCGGGGCCGTGGCTTCCGTGCGCGGCATCAGGAACGTCTCCATGCTCGCCAAGACGGTCATGGAGCGCACCGATCACCTCCTGTTGGTGGCCGAAGGCGCCGCGCGCTTTGCCCGCGCCCATGGCTTCCCGGAGGAGAACCTGCTGACGGACCGTTCCCGCAAGACCTGGCTCCTATGGAAGGAGACCATGTCGCGCGCCGACTCCTGGGGGCCCGGTCTAAGCGATCCAAAGTGGACACCTCCCACTGCAAACCCACCCCAACAGGCCTTCCGGGAAAAGATTCGCTGGATGGAGGAAGTCGCTGCACGCCTGGGCATCGAGCCGGGGTTCCGTCGCGACGCTATCGAGCGCGTGCTCTTTCCGCCGACCGGCACCATTCACGTCTCGGTCGTCAATGCAAAGGGTGAAATGTCCGGCGCTACCACCACCAGCGGTCTTGCCTGGAAGATTCCCGGCCGCGTCGGCGATTCGCCCATCATTGGGGCCGGCTGCTGGACCGATCAGGACGTAGGCTCCGCTGGGGCCACCGGCCGCGGCGAGGAATGCATCAAGATCTGCGGTGCGCACACGGTCGTGGAAAACATGCGCCGTGGCATGGAGCCCAAAGAAGCCGGCCTGGACGCCTTGCGTCGCATCGCCCGCAACTTCAACAACGACATGACCCGGCTGCGCTTCGTCGAGATGATCTTCTACATCCTGCGCAACGATGGCGCCTACGCTGGAGTCTCGCTCTGGAGTCATACCTCCAGCGGCAAGCCCGCCCGCTTCGCCATCCACGACGGCAACCGCCGCATTGAGGATTGCGTCCCGTTGTTCGAAGGCACGCCGGTGGAATGGCCGCCCGCGGAATGGCAAGCGGCCAGCTAGGATGAAGTTAGGGGCCGGGCCTTTTTTGGGCTCAGCGTTCACTGAGAACTGAGAACCGGGAACTGAGACCTCACTTAGGCGAACCGCACCTTCACATCCTCCCGCTTCTCCAGGTGGATTGAATCCACGAACCGGACTTTTCCGGTCTCCATGGTCATGATGAGGGAAGTAGTCCGCGTGCCTTCGCCGAAGAAGCGCACGCCACGCATGAGCGAGCCGTCGGTCACGCCGGTGGCGGCGAAGATGATGTTCTTGCCCGGCGCCAGGTCTTCCGTCCGGTAGATTCTCTTCTTGTCCTTGATGCCCATCTTGGCGATGCGCTCTTCCAGTTGCGGTTTGTCGATCACCAGCCGTGCCAGGATTTCGCCGTTCAAGCAGCGCAGCGCTGCCGCCGTCAGCACTCCTTCCGGAGCTCCGCCGGTGCCCATCACCGCGTGCACTCCGGTGCCGATGACCGCCGCGCTGATGCCGGCCGAGAGATCTCCGTCGCCGATCAGTCGAATGCGCGCTCCAGCCTTGCGGATATCGGCAATCAGCTTCTCGTGCCGCGGCCGGTCCAACACGATGACCACCAGGTCTTCGACGTCACGGCTGAGGCGTTTGGCGATGGCTTTCAGGTTGTCCGCTACCGGCGCGTCCAGATCCACGGCCCCCTTGCATGACGGACCCACCACCAGCTTTTCCATGTAACAGTCGGGCGCGTGCAGCAATCCGTGACGCTCGGAAGCCGCCAGCACCGTGATGGCGTTGGGTGCCCCAGTAGCGCACAGGTTCGTGCCTTCCAGCGGATCTACCGCGATGTCCACCTCGGCAAACTCCACGCCGTCTACCGGCGGCGCGCCGACCTGCTCACCGATATAGAGCATGGGAGCCTCGTCGCGTTCACCTTCGCCGATCACGATGGTGCCCCGCATGGGCACGGTGTCCATCGTCCGCCGCATGGCCTCCACGGCCACATGGTCGGAATGTTTGCGCTCGCCCTGGCCCATGGTCTTCGCGCACGCAATGGCGGCATCCTCTACCACCCGCAGAAACTCCAGGGCCAGCTCGAACTCCATGTGCTTCGAAAAAGTGTTGGTCTTGCTTTCGGGCTTCACCTGCGTCGCCATCCCTCCTCCTCGTGCCTTCGCTGGTCGCTGAGGGCTGAGTGCTGACTGCTGACTGCTGCGCTAGAACGCGTCGATTCCCGTGATTTGCGATCCGATGATCAAGGCGTGAATGTCGTGCGTTCCTTCGTAGGTCTTCACCGATTCCAGGTTCATCATGTGCCGCATGATGGGATAGTCGTCGGCCACTCCGTTGGCTCCCAGT
Coding sequences:
- a CDS encoding translocation/assembly module TamB domain-containing protein — translated: MSQPTPKPRRRGKWLLRLFILLLVSMLLAGWYLSSEAFETRLRTALVEGIERATGARVDIGSFHWDLWSLAFEARDLVLHGREPTGERPFVHVDSVRVRLKVLSFFSPSFGVREIAVTRPTVHLITFPDGALNLPQPQDARELGSPPNVAALSVDRLDLASGELFWNERRVPLDLTVRNASLSLAYRALERRYDGDLSLDAIELHYRAAPPLASHTRVIFRLWAKALEITSLQWNSKGSRLEATGRVDDFANPELRVDYSGAFDVREFSPVLQLPALRAGQIEISGQGSGPLSAFSSSGRLRWTGIAWQAPSLRLSGIAGGAQFAVDRERLEISSLFAHALGGNVAGSAALYRRAPRNAGGSPAQEGTANLKLTGIQLGALAAALSADPLPLSRLNAAGSVGGTVKLAWRDTLAAAGWEFSLDVSPPPALQPGDWPVTGALVGAYRPAAGMLRVEHLELVTPASRLEAAGALGSPGDSLRLSLASDQLAEVRTVMDVLASALPLQLEPEGRAAFEGHLSGNLKSPRLEGQLTAADFGVIRPASADAGPLALRFDSLSTRLVYSAERLEIRAAELRHDAASITFDLATELRNGRFTEAAPLTGHLRVRDASLDRLQSFTGTSYPVRGTLDFEFSARGTWVDPRGEGKLEVRQAELFGEPFRAFASGIRMQHGEIQLGELLIAQNGGRATGTAAWRFADRSFRLDLDGSGFQLSSFRRLQHPRFSTDGRLSFQLQGHGTAAEPEISSDVRLTGLVLNGEEAGDLEVHAATRSGTLHLTARSAFRVGELTADGQVGLQEGWPARLSLRFSRLDVDPLLRAVVPGRITGHSAVSGQLDLTGPLADRQSLELEGEISQLAAEIAGVELANDGPIQFAVSQGALNLKRLHIVGEGTDLSAQGRVEFLGARRLDLRAEGRANFRLLQSIDPNFQASGDATVDLTITGTAQQPNLLGNLRIADASVAFIDAPNALSNINGHMTFNQNRLQIESLTARTGGGTLDLGGSIAYYRGLFFDLTIRGREIRLRHPPGVSSVADADLRFVGSAGGSLLSGEVTVRRFSVSPKFDFAAYLATQRTPMALPGPADIVERMRFDVHVVSTPSLEVQTSLARISGDVDLHVRGTAAAPAVLGRIDISDGRVTFGGTDYRINQGEITFSNPVRVEPVLNLDASARVRQYDISIGLHGPLDHLTTSYRSDPPLPTPDIIALLALGRTREETVLTRQTTDTFGEDVANTVLGSALNATLSSRVQRLFGVSRIKIDPQVGGPENNPGARLTIEQQVSPQVTLTYITNLSQSSQQVIQGEFYLSRNVSLVAVRDQNGIVGFELRIRQRKK
- a CDS encoding cold-shock protein; its protein translation is MRERGTVKWFNATKGYGFIQREKGGDVFVHYSAIQSDGYRTLNEGETVEFEVTQGPKGLQASNVVRV
- a CDS encoding N(4)-(beta-N-acetylglucosaminyl)-L-asparaginase, translated to MKPSRRDFLVAGSMTAAALGLDVAAQEPASSPRRPAIISKVTGSQSQEGAYQMLERGGDTLDAALFICRAQEDDPADDSVGLGGLPNEEGVVELDACCMHGPTRRAGAVASVRGIRNVSMLAKTVMERTDHLLLVAEGAARFARAHGFPEENLLTDRSRKTWLLWKETMSRADSWGPGLSDPKWTPPTANPPQQAFREKIRWMEEVAARLGIEPGFRRDAIERVLFPPTGTIHVSVVNAKGEMSGATTTSGLAWKIPGRVGDSPIIGAGCWTDQDVGSAGATGRGEECIKICGAHTVVENMRRGMEPKEAGLDALRRIARNFNNDMTRLRFVEMIFYILRNDGAYAGVSLWSHTSSGKPARFAIHDGNRRIEDCVPLFEGTPVEWPPAEWQAAS
- a CDS encoding protein-L-isoaspartate(D-aspartate) O-methyltransferase; its protein translation is MAGASQADPYRMRRLAMVEVQLRARGIRDERVLAAMAQVPRHLFVPPEHHDDAYGDFPLPIGEGQTISQPYVVAAMLEALALRPEDVVLEIGTGSGYQTALLAELAREVYSIERQPRLAMRAEEALLRLGYTNVHVRVGDGTLGWPEAAPFEAIIVAAAAPQVPPSLFDQLREGARMIVPVGSTFAQELQLIRKQSGGTFVTHLDGCRFVPLIGREGFSGS
- the mqnE gene encoding aminofutalosine synthase MqnE, with the protein product MTHSFQTDDPSLVPIHEKVMSGVRLNPEDALALYRSGDVLALGWLANHVRERMHGNVAWFNVNRHINPTNVCVAACRLCAFGRKQDAPGAYTMALEEAFQTAASGWTDAITEFHIVGGLHPDLPFQYFLDLIRGLRERFPQVHLKAFTMVEVAYLAKRAKLSIRETLEQLKAAGVQSLPGGGAEIFADRIRHIICDHKIDGDQWLDTARIAHQIGLRSNATMLYGHVETDEDRVDHLLKLRALQDETGGFQTYIPLAFHPEHTALRHLPKTTGLADIKNIAIGRLVLDNFSHIKSYWQMVTPKVAQVTLRFGADDIDGTVVEEKIYHDAGATTPQGLRRQELIRLIREAGREPVERDTLYRPVTRNDASFTVAV
- a CDS encoding UbiA-like polyprenyltransferase, which translates into the protein MRFTGGILDPLLDRPFFPSRRYNLLVPLLRDIRTTLEMIKWEHSVFALPFALCGAMLAAGGWPTAHQLLWIVVAMVSARSAAMAFNRLADHALDAANPRTRTRALPTGTLSRRFVFLFVLTASAGLIFAAAQLNPLAFALSPVALAVILLYSYTKRYTRWSHLVLGFALGISPAAAWIAVRGSFDPRILVLTAAVTLWVAGFDILYACQDYDFDREQGLHSIPSAFGIASALWIARVLHGLMLLLLVALMALFSLGTLAMAGVAVVGLLLVYEHALVSPRDLSRLNAAFFTLNGVISLVFFAFVAGDLLLRP
- a CDS encoding sigma factor-like helix-turn-helix DNA-binding protein, with protein sequence MNVHFSYKTAKTPDVEKEFQAQVEKLERRLHAFRPELVHLHGSVEPNSSRASVSVALNLRLPSGQLAAHDSAPTAVQAAKAAFSDLLAQLNKHKELLRNQHKWRRRAGRQAVPAVPFEKTVAAVTAPSVTDADIRSYVNVNLARLERFVDRELRYREASDLIEPGWITRDEVIDEVIATALADGEERPQPLSLERWLYRLSIRALSEIDARNHEHVPTAVPLETSARKQNVRASDDSQLQYHQPDELLLEEEVIADRRALTPEEIAASDEILQQVESALLHAPARDREAFVLFAIEGFTVEEIAAATDRSVDDVRASIAAAREHLRRTLPGPEVFRERVLHYSKTA